From Camelina sativa cultivar DH55 chromosome 7, Cs, whole genome shotgun sequence, one genomic window encodes:
- the LOC104701482 gene encoding zinc finger protein CONSTANS-LIKE 6-like: MMKSLASAVGGKTARACDSCVKRRARWYCAADDAFLCHTCDGSVHSANPLARRHERVRLKTASTGKHRHASSSSPPHQATWHQGFTRKARTPRGGKKSHTMVFHDLVPEMSTEDQTESYEVEGQLIFEVPVMNPMVEEQCFNESVETKIEFPMMPVCFKSSDEEDEDNAESCLNGLFPTDMELAQFTADVETLLGGGIERDFHPTEDLGLGQMLKIKKEEVEEEEGVATRDVCDLNKVDETSPFEISFDYEYASKSTYEEEEEEEEEEEEEEEEEEEEDEKEDVIKNVMDMGVNEMSGNIKEEKKEKALMLRLDYESVLSTWGGQGIPWTAQEPSEIDLDMVCCPTDSMGETGADQAHHYNHFRGLGLHMGEAGDGGREARVSRYREKRRTRLFSKKIRYEVRKLNAEKRPRMKGRFVKRSSIAAAH; the protein is encoded by the exons atgatgaAAAGTTTGGCTAGTGCGGTCGGTGGGAAGACGGCGAGGGCATGTGATAGTTGCGTGAAGAGGCGGGCACGTTGGTATTGCGCAGCTGACGATGCTTTCCTTTGCCACACGTGTGACGGTTCGGTCCACTCTGCGAACCCTCTTGCTCGTAGGCACGAGAGGGTCCGCTTGAAAACGGCTAGCACCGGAAAGCATCGCCATGCGTCCTCTTCCTCACCGCCTCATCAAGCTACGTGGCATCAGGGATTTACTCGTAAAGCTCGGACCCCACGCGGGGGAAAGAAGAGCCACACGATGGTTTTTCATGATCTTGTGCCGGAGATGAGCACGGAGGATCAGACGGAAAGCTATGAGGTGGAAGGGCAGCTCATCTTTGAGGTGCCGGTGATGAACCCGATGGTTGAGGAGCAATGCTTTAACGAATCCGTCGAGACAAAGATCGAGTTTCCGATGATGCCCGTGTGTTTCAAGAGCAGcgatgaagaagacgaggataaCGCTGAAAGTTGTCTGAATGGTTTATTCCCAACTGACATGGAACTGGCTCAGTTCACAGCTGACGTGGAAACTCTCCTTGGTGGAGGGATAGAGCGAGACTTTCATCCCACGGAAGATCTAGGGTTAGGTCAGATGTTGAAGATCAAAAAAGAAGAggttgaggaagaggaaggagTCGCGACCAGAGATGTGTGTGATCTTAATAAAGTTGATGAGACTTCTCCATTTGAAATAAGCTTTGACTACGAATACGCATCCAAGAGCacatacgaagaagaagaagaagaagaagaagaagaagaagaagaagaagaagaagaagaagaagaagatgaaaaagaagacgTGATAAAGAATGTTATGGACATGGGAGTGAATGAGATGAGTGGTAACattaaggaagagaagaaggagaaggctcTTATGCTTAGATTGGACTACGAATCGGTTCTTTCCACTTGGGGAGGCCAAGGGATCCCATGGACTGCTCAAGAGCCATCTGAAATAGACCTCGACATGGTTTGTTGTCCAACCGATTCCATG GGTGAAACTGGAGCAGATCAAGCTCACCACTACAACCACTTTCGTGGCCTAGGGTTACACATGGGAGAGGCTGGGGATGGAGGAAGAGAGGCCAGGGTTTCAAGATACCGAGAGAAAAGAAGGACAAGGTTGTTCTCCAAGAAGATAAGGTATGAGGTACGCAAACTGAATGCAGAGAAAAGGCCTCGAATGAAAGGAAGGTTCGTGAAGAGATCTTCAATTGCTGCTGCTCACTAA
- the LOC104701483 gene encoding 3-ketoacyl-CoA synthase 6: MPQAPMPELTSSVKLKYVKLGYQYLVNHFLSFLLIPIMAIGAVELLRMGPEEILNVWNSLEFDLVQVLCTSFFVIFISTVYFMSKPRTIYLVDYSCYKPPVTCRVPFATFMEHSRLILKDKPKSVEFQMRILERSGLGEETSLPPAIHYIPPTPTMDAARSEAQLVIFTAMDDLFKKTGLKPKDVDILIVNCSLFSPTPSLSAMVINKYKLRSNIKSVNLSGMGCSAGLISVDLARDLLQVHPNSNAIIVSTEIITPNYYQGNERAMLLPNCLFRMGAAAILMSNRRSDRWRAKYKLSHLVRTHRGADDKSFYCVYEQEDKEGHVGINLSKDLMAIAGEALKANITTIGPLVLPASEQLLFLLSLIGRKIFNPKLKPYIPDFKLAFEHFCIHAGGRAVIDELQKNLQLSGEHVEASRMTLHRFGNTSSSSLWYELSYIESKGRMRRGDRVWQIAFGSGFKCNSAVWKCNRTIKTPKDGPWSDCIDRYPVFIPEVVKL; this comes from the exons ATGCCTCAGGCACCTATGCCAGAGTTAACTAGCTCGGTGAAGCTCAAGTACGTGAAACTTGGTTACCAATACTTGGTCAATCAtttcttgagttttcttttgATCCCGATCATGGCGATCGGAGCCGTTGAGCTTCTTCGGATGGGTCCTGAAGAGATCCTTAATGTTTGGAATTCGCTCGAGTTTGATCTAGTTCAGGTTCTATGCACTTCCTTCTTTGTCATCTTCATCTCCACAGTTTACTTCATGTCCAAGCCACGTACCATCTACCTCGTTGACTATTCTTGTTACAAGCCGCCTGTCACGTGCCGTGTTCCTTTTGCAACTTTCATGGAACACTCTCGTTTGATCCTCAAGGACAAGCCTAAGAGCGTTGAGTTCCAAATGAGAATCCTCGAACGTTCTGGCCTAGGTGAAGAGACTTCTCTCCCTCCGGCTATTCACTATATTCCTCCAACACCAACCATGGACGCGGCTAGAAGTGAGGCTCAGTTGGTTATCTTCACGGCCATGGACGATCTCTTCAAGAAAACTGGTCTAAAACCTAAAGACGTCGACATCCTCATCGTCAActgctctctcttctctccaacTCCATCTCTCTCCGCCATGGTCATCAACAAATATAAGCTTAGAAGCAACATCAAAAGCGTTAATCTCTCGGGGATGGGTTGCAGCGCGGGTTTGATCTCAGTTGATCTAGCCCGCGACTTGCTCCAAGTTCATCCCAATTCGAATGCAATCATCGTCAGCACGGAGATCATAACACCTAATTACTATCAGGGAAACGAGAGAGCCATGTTGTTACCAAATTGCCTCTTCCGCATGGGCGCGGCAGCCATACTCATGTCAAACCGCCGGTCTGACCGGTGGCGAGCCAAATACAAGCTTTCCCACCTCGTCCGTACCCACCGTGGTGCCGACGACAAGTCTTTCTATTGCGTTTACGAAcaggaagacaaagaaggacACGTTGGGATCAACTTGTCCAAAGATCTCATGGCCATCGCCGGTGAAGCCCTCAAGGCTAATATCACCACAATAG GTCCATTGGTCCTACCAGCGTCGGAacaactcctcttcctcttgtcCTTAATCGGACGTAAAATCTTCAACCCGAAATTGAAACCATACATACCGGATTTCAAACTGGCCTTTGAACACTTCTGCATTCACGCGGGAGGTAGAGCGGTGATCGACGAGCTCCAGAAGAATCTACAGCTATCAGGAGAACACGTTGAGGCCTCAAGAATGACACTGCATCGTTTTGGTAACACTTCATCGTCATCGTTATGGTACGAGCTAAGCTACATCGAGTCTAAAGGGAGAATGAGGAGAGGCGATCGAGTCTGGCAGATCGCGTTTGGGAGTGGTTTTAAGTGTAACTCTGCCGTGTGGAAGTGTAACCGTACGATTAAGACACCTAAGGACGGACCATGGTCCGATTGTATCGACCGTTACCCAGTCTTTATCCCTGAAGTTGTCAAACTCTGA